CGAGCGCGCGTGCCTGGCGCATATTGCCATCCCCACCACGCTGAATGCCCTGTACGAAGAAACCCAGATCGACGCGGGCCGGTAGGAGGGCGATGATGGTAGAAGTATTTGAAGATGCTGCTGTGTCCGAAGCGGCCTACGTCGAAGAAGTGATGCCGTCGATCTATCTGCCCACCGTGGCGAAGATCATCAAGGTCCGCACGGAAACCGAGATGGAAAAGGTCTTTACCGTGCGGCTGCCGGGTGGGCGTCCGCTGGGGCACGCGCCGGGCCAGTTTGTGATGGTGTCGCTGCCAGGCATCGGCGAAGCGCCGATCAGCGTGATGTCGTCGCCCAGTCGCACGCACGAGACGTTCGAGCTGTGCATCCGCCGCGTGGGGAACCTGACCAACAGCCTGCACAAGCTGCTGCCGGGGGACGACATTGGCATTCGCGGCCCGTTTGCGCGCGGCTTCCCGATGGACGTGTTCAAAAAGAAGGACGTGATCGTGGCGGCGGGCGGCCTGGGGCTGGCCCCGGCGCGCTCGTTCATCGACGAGATCCTGGATAACCGCGACGACTACGGGCGGCTGATCGTGTTGTATGGCGCGCGCAACCCGTCCGAGATCCTGTTCCGCGACGAGCTGCGGAAGTGGCGCATGCGGGACGACATCGACCTATTGGTGACGGTGGACCGGCCCGATGAAAGCTGGGTGGGGCACATCGGCGTGATCACGCGATTGTTCCCACGCGTAGAGATCAACCCCGCCAAGGCGATGGCGGTCACGATCGGCCCGCCGATCATGTATCGTTTTGTGACGGTCGAGCTGCTTGGCAAGGGCCTAAGCCCGGATCAGATCTGGATGAGCTTCGAGCGCCGGATGAAGTGCGGTGTGGGAAAGTGCGGCCACTGCCAGGTGAATTACCGGTATAGCTGCCAGGAAGGCCCCTCCTGGACATATGCGGAGGCGCTGGCCTTCGAGGAGGCGCTGTAATGTCCGCAAAACCGAAAGTTGCCTTTTTCGACTTCACGAGCTGTGAGGGCTGCCAGCTCACCGTCGTGGACGCACTGCAAACGCACCTGGGACTGCTCGACCTGATCGAGATCGTTGAGTTCCGCGAGGCGATGTCCGAGCACAGCGACGATTACCAGATCGCGTTCGTCGAAGGCTCGTGCACGCGCGCCAGCGACGAAGAGCGGCTGCGCAAGATACGCAAGCAGGCGGCGCTGGTCGTGGCGCTGGGGGCCTGCGCGCACCTCGGCGGCGTCAACGCGATGAAGAATCGCTGGCCCATCGAAGAGGTCCAGACCTACGTCTACGGCGAGAGTGGCAAGGAGTACTACGAGAGCTACATGGCGCGGCCCATCTCGGCAGTCATCGACGTAGATGTGTCGATCCCCGGCTGTCCCATCGACCGCCTGGAGTTCGTGCGCGTCGTACAGCAACTGCTCCAGGGCTGTACGCCTAAACTGCCCGACTACTCGCTGTGTGTGGAGTGCAAGCTCTCTGAAAACGCCTGCCTGAACAAGCTGGGCAAGCCGTGCCTCGGCCCGATCACCCGCGCGGGCTGCAATGCGCTGTGCATCAGCTATGGCGACGGCTGCGAGGGCTGCCGGGGCTTTGCGCCCGAAGCCAACCTTGACTACATGCGCCAGATCCTCGAAGAGCAGAACCTGCCCGCCGAGATCATCGACGCGAAGTTCACTCTGTTCAACGCATACGCGCTGCAAGAAATGGGCGGCGACGCGCCGCTTGCTGGCAACGGGTCGCCGAACGGCTCCCGGCGACGCAGCCGGAAGCAAAACTGGCCGCGCTCGACCTTTGCCTCGCCTGAGGAGGCGTAGCCATGCCTGAGACGATCAACGTAAACATTCATCATCTGACTCGCGTCGAAGGCCACGGCAACATCGTCGTGGACGTGCGGGACGGCATACTGGAGAAGTGCGACCTGGAAATCGTCGAGACGCCGCGCTTCTTCGAGGCGATGCTGCGCGGACGGCCTTACCAGCAGGCGTCGCACATCACCAGCCGGATCTGCGGGATCTGCGCGGTGGGCCACGCGACGGCCAGCCTGCGAGCGACCGAGCACGCGCTGGGCGTCGAGCCGAGCGAGCAGACGGTGATGCTGCGCAAGCTCGCCTTCCACGGCGAGATGCTCGACAGCCATATCCTGCACGCCTACATGCTGATCGCGCCCGACTTCCTGGGTGTGGGCAGCGTGATCCCGCTGGCGTCCAGCGCTCCGGATGTGGTCAAGCGCGCGCTGCGCATGAAGCAGCTTTCCGGCGACCTGTGCCGGATCATCGTCGGGCGCCACACGCACCCGATCGCGATGACGGTCGGCGGCTTCACGCACTTCCCAAGCCGGAGCGATCTTGAACAGCTCCGCGAGCGGTTCGAGGCGATCGTGGCCGATGTGGACGCGACGGTCGAGCTGTTCGGTACACTGCCCTGGCCGAGCTTCGAGCGTGAGACGGAGTTCATCGCGCTGGTCCAACCAGACGAGTACGGCTTCATCGACGGCAGGATCGCCAGTTCCGATGGCGGCACGCTGCCTGTTGAGAACTACCGCCAGGTGACCAACGAGCGCTTGAATCCGCATTCGAGCGCCAAGCACTGCGCTTTCCACCGCGACAGCTACATGGTCGGCTCGCTGGCGCGCTACAACCTGAAGCACGAGCAGCTTCACCCGCGTGCCAAGGCTGCTGCTGAGCACCTGGGGCTGAGTGCACCCTGCTACCGCCCGTACCTGAACAGCGCGGCGCAGGTGGTCGAGATCGCACACTGCGTGGACGACACGATCATGCTGCTCGACAAGCTACTGGCCAACGGCGTCCAGCCGGAAGATCCGGCGCCCGTCACGCTGACGCCCGGTGCACGCGGCGTCGGAAGCTGCGACGTGCCGCGTGGCATCCTGTTCCACGAGTACCAGATCGGCGAAAAGGGCCTGATCGAAGAGGCCAACTGCATCATCCCGACCGGGCAGAATCTGGGCAACATCGAACTGGATATGCGCGCGCTGGTTCCGACGCTGCTGGAAGAGCCGCAGGAGCAGATCGCGCACAAGCTTGAAATGCTGGTCCGGGCTTATGACCCGTGCATCTCCTGCTCGACACATTTCCTGAACGTCGAATTTGTCAACGGCGCTGAAGGGTAAGCAAAGGCAGTGTGGGGGAGGTGCGTCGTGCTCGGCGCGCCTCCCTCCGCCTGAAGAGGGCATGTCAACGATGCTGACCAGCACCCCCACCGCACGCACGCTGATCCTGGGCGTTGGCAGCCCGCTGATGGGCGACGACGCGGTCGGCGTGCTGGTGGCGGAAGCGCTCCAAGCCCGCTCCGACCTGCCGCCCGGTGTGGACGTGATCGACGGCGGCACGGAAGGGTTCGGGCTGATCCCCGTGATCGAAGCGTACTCACGTGTCATCATCGTGGATGCGGCACAGGTGGGGCTGCCGCCCGGATCGATACGGCGCTTCACCTGGGGGGACATCCGGGTGACGGCCAACGAGCACAGCCTGTCGCTGCATCAAGGCGGGCTGAACGACGCGTTGGCGCTGGCGGAAGTGCTTGGCTGCCTGCCCGCCGAGCTGATTTTCTACGGCGTCCAGCCGGAGCAGGTGGCCTGGGACGCGCCGCTGAGCGAGGCCGTCAGCCGCGCGCTGCCCGCGCTGATCGAAGGCGTGCTCGGCGAACTGAACGGCATCGCCGCCGGCTGAATCCCGCGCAGTAAGCTCTATTCATAACTTTTTCCCTACCTACAAAATACATATCGATGCCCTGCTGCGTCAGGACAGGCGCGGATCGACGGGCAAGCCGAGGAAGTCGCCAAAGCGCTGCGCGGCAGCGTTGAAGGCATCCGTTTCAGCCGGGGTGAAGGGATGCGAGGATTCACACTCGACGACGACCGTCTGCCGCTCGAATGTGCGCCGCCACATGCCTGCGACCGCACCGTTTTGGACGAACGCCGAGGTGAACAGACGGTTCCTGAACAGGTCCACATGGTGGGGATCGAAAATGGAGCTGCTGCCTTTGTACGGGATGGTGTATTCGTCGTAGACCGGCAGCAGGTGGCCGCGTGCGGGCAGCGTATCGGGTAGTGGGGCGGAGGGCGCGAACCAGTACTCCTGACCGTCGATCGTGTCGTGCGCCAACTGAGCATCCAGCATCGCCAGCCCGGCCTTGACGTCGGCGATGGTCAGCCCTGACCAAAACGCGAAGTCCTTGACCGTCGCCGGGCCGTGGCTGGTAAAGAAGCGCCGCGTCAACTCGGCCAACGCATCGTCGCGCGAGAGGCGCAGCGTTCCCGGCGCGCGCTCGTCGAGCAGCGCGTAGGTGTGCTGTTTGCCCTGACGCGGTCCGCTGCACACCACACCTTCCAGCTCCGCGAACATCATGATGTGCGTCAGCCGGATACCGCTCATCCCGTCGATCCCGGCGTCCGCCAGGATGGAGCCGAGTTCAGGCCGGGTGAAGTAATGACCCCCTTCCAGCGCGCGGGCCAGGATGTCGCCGCAGCGGTGCATCAGGGCCTCGTCCAGTTCCAGCCTGCGGTACATCGTGCCGGTCACCCGATGCACGCGATCGCGCGTTAGCGCCAGCAGCCAGCGGATGTCGGCGGGCGCGACAAAGTGCCACGTGGGGCGCATGACGTGCGTGCGCAGGATCGCCCCGTCGTTGAAGGCTTGCTCGAGCGCCGCGTTGGTCGCGGATTCCAGGCGCTGGCCGAGCGCCCACTTTGCCAGCGCGTATTCCTGCGCCTGGACCGCGCCAAACCAGGCGACAACCTCGTCCGCGCGCTGCAACTTCGGGCCTTCAAGGTGCTGGTTGTACAGGCGCTGCCAGGCAATTGTCGGCATTGGCGTGGTGGCTCCTCGCATGAGAGCGGATCTCAGATTTGCCCGGAGTTTACCGTTCCAGTGCGGCCCGGTCCCACTGCGCGTTGATCGCAGCCGCCTCGTACGTGCTTTGCAGGAAGGCGAGCAGCGTTTCGTCGGGCGAAGCGGACGTCCGGACGGCGTCGTACGGCAGCAGGAAGTTCCCGAATGCCGGGTCGTAGTAGGCTGCGTCGGGCTGGATCGGGTAGTCCCTGAAGCCTGCCGGTTCGGGGTAGGCGTAGGCGTAGAACATCGGCTGACCGGTGCCTGCTCCGGGCCAAAAGCCGCACGAGCTAACCTCGTGCGAGTACGATTCCTGCATGACGTAGCGCGCGACATTGGGCGAGCCGGGATGATCGGGCGCGGGTCGCCCCGAAAAGCGCGTCACCGCCAGGTCGAAGCCGCCCCAGAAGAAGTGAATCGGGCTGACCTTGCCGGTAAAGCGGCTGCGGAATACCTTGAGCACGCGATCCGCCTGGACGAGCGCGCGCCAGTGCCGCTGCGCGTAGACGGGATCGTAGGCCGCGTGAGCGTTGTCTTGCTCGAAAGGCGTGCGATCCTCGATTTCGACCGGGACCGTCCAGATTTCCACCTCGATGCCTAACGCCAGCAACTCCGCCATGATCGTCCGGTAGAAGTCCGCGACCGAGCGCGGCGCTAGTTCGAATGCACGCGTTCCGCCGCCGCTCGTCTCGATGCGCAGCATGTGGTCGATAAAATCGAAGTCGATCTGAAAGCTGCGGGATTGGTAGGGAATGGGGGAGGTGGTGAGGCCGCGCGCCGTAAGGTACAACGTGACCTGCCACCAATGGTTGACCATCGGCGCGAGCGCCAGCCGGATCTTGCCCACGATTTGCGTCCAGCGGTGCAGGGTTTCGTACGTATCCTGCCATTCGTCCAGCGGCAGGTCCGGCCATGCGGGCACGTCATGCATCGGGTCAGGGATCGTCGAGCTGTCTGTCACGGAATTCTCCATGCGCTTGCTCCAACGGTTTCAGCAGCGGTCAGGTGAGAGGTTCAGCGATCCGGGCGGTAGAGAATGCGTTTGGGGTCCATCGCTACCTCGTCGACGTAACACCAGATCCAGTCTTCGCCCGGCTCGAACGACTGAATGATCGGGTGCTGGGTGGCGTGAAAGTGCTTGGTCGCATGCTTGTTCTTCGAATTGTCGCAGCAACCGACGTGCCCGCAAATCAGGCAGATGCGCAGGTGGAGCCAACTGTCGCCCATTTTCAGGCATTCTTCGCAGCCCTGGGCGCTGGGCGTAACCTCTTGAATCTGATCGAGATGTGTGCAGGGCACATCACTCATGACGGCTTCTCCCGGTAAGCAGTCCGGCAAAGGGAATTCGAGGCGGAGAACGACGTCCGCTGCAACACAGCGCGGACACCACCATTATATTAAGATGCGTGCCGGGTTGCCCAATCCAGCGCGCTTTCCCCGTCGACTCCCACCGAGTCGCACGAAACACCTGGGCGAACTTCTTCGTATTTCCTACAGCGACCTGGCGCACCCTGCGCTGGATGTGACACTGCGGCACAGTCAATAACCGGCCCGCGTCGCTGCATTGAGGCCGCACTTCCGTATGCCAACACGGATTGAGTGCCCGGCTACAAAATTTTGTAGCCGGGTTGCAAAACAGCCTCCGATTTTGGCGTACAATAAAGCTAATCAAACCACGAGGTGATTATGGCTTCCAAACAACCCCCCAATCCGCGCTTTGGCAAGCTGCTAACCGAAGCGGTGTCCAGCGTCGCCAAGCGCAAGCACCTGAATATGGAAGTGGTGGAAGAAGAGATCGCGCTGGCGGTCAGCCGGGCGGAAAAGCTCGACGCGCCGCTCAGCTTCTACACCGTGCAGCGCTGGATGCGCGGGTATCCGCCGAGCGCCCAGCGCCTGATGATCGTGCTGGACTTTTGCCTGCGTTATGGGCGCATCGGGACCGATCTGGCGCGCAGCCTCGCAGCAGAAGCGGATGGCTCGCACCTCCTGGCGTCGCTCGACGGCCAGCTCGACCGCGCCGCGCCCCCTGCGTCCGGGCGGTTCTACACCAATTTACCCCGGCGACACCTCTCGTTCCGGGGACGCGTGCAGGAAATCGAGGAGATTCACCGCCTGCTCGCGCGGGAGAGCCGGGCCGCGGTCGTCGTCGTTTATGGCCTGGGTGGGGTCGGCAAAACATCGCTGGTCGTCGAGGCGGTGCACCAACTACTTGCCTGCCAGCCGCCGGACGAACGGGCCGCCTATGACGCCGTGATCTTCACTTCCGCGCGCGACATGCAGCTCAGCCTGCGCGACGTGCTCGACGAGATCGGGCGCGTGCTGGACTTTCCGACCGTCCTGCGCCAATCGGACGAGGAAAAACTGATCTTCGTGCAAAACCTGCTCCAGCAGTTCCGCGTGCTGTTGATCGTGGACAACTTCGAGACGGTCAGCGACGCGCGCCTGCGGCGCTTTGCGCTGGAAGGCGTGCCCGCGTCGAGCAAGGTGATCATCACCACGCGCGACTATCATCCCGCCTTATGGCCCGACACGCACGCGCTGCATCTGACCGGGCTGGACAATGTCGAGGCGCTGGGTTTGATCCGCGAGTGGGCCAGCGAGCGCAATCTGGCGACCCTGACGGGCGCGTCTGACGCGGATATGCTGCCGCTGCTGCGCGCGACGGAAGGCAACCCCTGGGTGCTGCTGATGTCACTGGGCTTCATCGCGCACCGGAAGCAGCCGCTCGAAACGGTCCTGCAGGATCTATGGCAGGGGCATGGCGCGATTTTCGATCACATGTTCAGCACGATCTGGGATCTGCTCGACGGCGAGGAACAGCGCATCCTGCTGGCCCTGGCGTGCTTCACGACCACCGGCATGCGCGACGCGATTGGCACGATCGCGGGCGTGTCGGGCCACGCGCTGACTGCCGGATTAGGGCGCTTAACCGAGCTGTCGATGATGACCATCGAGGACGACTGGACAGGAACTCTGTCGCGCTATCACTTACACCCGCTGACGCGTGCCTTCGCCCAGTCGATTGCCGAGCAAATGGGCCAACTCGACGATCTGCGCGCGCGGTGGCTGGCATGGTGCGTCGATTTTGCGGAACCGTACGGCGGCGAGAGCTTCGACATGGTGACGCACGAAATGCTGCGCGCCGAGCAGGAAAATCTGTTTGCCGCGATCGGCTACGCGTTGGAGACGCGCCAGATCGATGCCTGCATCCGGCTGGTGACGGCGATCTGGCATCACCTGTACGTCGTCGGCGACTGGAACCGCCTGATCCAGATTATCCTCGACGTGCTGGCGGTCGAAGGGCTGCCCGACCCGCAGGACGAGCCGCGCCTGCTGAAGCTCAAGACCTACCTGGAATACTTCTACTACTTGAAGGAGCCAGCCTCGCAGGACATCCTCCAGCATTTGCTGGCGCTCGAACAGGACATCCGCGTGCTGGAGGACGACCAGCTTCTGCTCGATTCGAACATTCTGAACTACCTCACGCAGGCACACCTCACCTGCGGCGACTACCAGCAAGCGCGCT
This window of the Aggregatilinea lenta genome carries:
- a CDS encoding FAD/NAD(P)-binding protein encodes the protein MVEVFEDAAVSEAAYVEEVMPSIYLPTVAKIIKVRTETEMEKVFTVRLPGGRPLGHAPGQFVMVSLPGIGEAPISVMSSPSRTHETFELCIRRVGNLTNSLHKLLPGDDIGIRGPFARGFPMDVFKKKDVIVAAGGLGLAPARSFIDEILDNRDDYGRLIVLYGARNPSEILFRDELRKWRMRDDIDLLVTVDRPDESWVGHIGVITRLFPRVEINPAKAMAVTIGPPIMYRFVTVELLGKGLSPDQIWMSFERRMKCGVGKCGHCQVNYRYSCQEGPSWTYAEALAFEEAL
- a CDS encoding NADH:ubiquinone oxidoreductase, giving the protein MSAKPKVAFFDFTSCEGCQLTVVDALQTHLGLLDLIEIVEFREAMSEHSDDYQIAFVEGSCTRASDEERLRKIRKQAALVVALGACAHLGGVNAMKNRWPIEEVQTYVYGESGKEYYESYMARPISAVIDVDVSIPGCPIDRLEFVRVVQQLLQGCTPKLPDYSLCVECKLSENACLNKLGKPCLGPITRAGCNALCISYGDGCEGCRGFAPEANLDYMRQILEEQNLPAEIIDAKFTLFNAYALQEMGGDAPLAGNGSPNGSRRRSRKQNWPRSTFASPEEA
- a CDS encoding Ni/Fe hydrogenase subunit alpha; its protein translation is MPETINVNIHHLTRVEGHGNIVVDVRDGILEKCDLEIVETPRFFEAMLRGRPYQQASHITSRICGICAVGHATASLRATEHALGVEPSEQTVMLRKLAFHGEMLDSHILHAYMLIAPDFLGVGSVIPLASSAPDVVKRALRMKQLSGDLCRIIVGRHTHPIAMTVGGFTHFPSRSDLEQLRERFEAIVADVDATVELFGTLPWPSFERETEFIALVQPDEYGFIDGRIASSDGGTLPVENYRQVTNERLNPHSSAKHCAFHRDSYMVGSLARYNLKHEQLHPRAKAAAEHLGLSAPCYRPYLNSAAQVVEIAHCVDDTIMLLDKLLANGVQPEDPAPVTLTPGARGVGSCDVPRGILFHEYQIGEKGLIEEANCIIPTGQNLGNIELDMRALVPTLLEEPQEQIAHKLEMLVRAYDPCISCSTHFLNVEFVNGAEG
- a CDS encoding hydrogenase maturation protease, translating into MSTMLTSTPTARTLILGVGSPLMGDDAVGVLVAEALQARSDLPPGVDVIDGGTEGFGLIPVIEAYSRVIIVDAAQVGLPPGSIRRFTWGDIRVTANEHSLSLHQGGLNDALALAEVLGCLPAELIFYGVQPEQVAWDAPLSEAVSRALPALIEGVLGELNGIAAG
- a CDS encoding winged helix DNA-binding domain-containing protein, with protein sequence MPTIAWQRLYNQHLEGPKLQRADEVVAWFGAVQAQEYALAKWALGQRLESATNAALEQAFNDGAILRTHVMRPTWHFVAPADIRWLLALTRDRVHRVTGTMYRRLELDEALMHRCGDILARALEGGHYFTRPELGSILADAGIDGMSGIRLTHIMMFAELEGVVCSGPRQGKQHTYALLDERAPGTLRLSRDDALAELTRRFFTSHGPATVKDFAFWSGLTIADVKAGLAMLDAQLAHDTIDGQEYWFAPSAPLPDTLPARGHLLPVYDEYTIPYKGSSSIFDPHHVDLFRNRLFTSAFVQNGAVAGMWRRTFERQTVVVECESSHPFTPAETDAFNAAAQRFGDFLGLPVDPRLS
- a CDS encoding DUF5996 family protein, with protein sequence MENSVTDSSTIPDPMHDVPAWPDLPLDEWQDTYETLHRWTQIVGKIRLALAPMVNHWWQVTLYLTARGLTTSPIPYQSRSFQIDFDFIDHMLRIETSGGGTRAFELAPRSVADFYRTIMAELLALGIEVEIWTVPVEIEDRTPFEQDNAHAAYDPVYAQRHWRALVQADRVLKVFRSRFTGKVSPIHFFWGGFDLAVTRFSGRPAPDHPGSPNVARYVMQESYSHEVSSCGFWPGAGTGQPMFYAYAYPEPAGFRDYPIQPDAAYYDPAFGNFLLPYDAVRTSASPDETLLAFLQSTYEAAAINAQWDRAALER
- a CDS encoding ubiquitin carboxyl-terminal hydrolase 14 is translated as MSDVPCTHLDQIQEVTPSAQGCEECLKMGDSWLHLRICLICGHVGCCDNSKNKHATKHFHATQHPIIQSFEPGEDWIWCYVDEVAMDPKRILYRPDR
- a CDS encoding NB-ARC domain-containing protein, whose translation is MASKQPPNPRFGKLLTEAVSSVAKRKHLNMEVVEEEIALAVSRAEKLDAPLSFYTVQRWMRGYPPSAQRLMIVLDFCLRYGRIGTDLARSLAAEADGSHLLASLDGQLDRAAPPASGRFYTNLPRRHLSFRGRVQEIEEIHRLLARESRAAVVVVYGLGGVGKTSLVVEAVHQLLACQPPDERAAYDAVIFTSARDMQLSLRDVLDEIGRVLDFPTVLRQSDEEKLIFVQNLLQQFRVLLIVDNFETVSDARLRRFALEGVPASSKVIITTRDYHPALWPDTHALHLTGLDNVEALGLIREWASERNLATLTGASDADMLPLLRATEGNPWVLLMSLGFIAHRKQPLETVLQDLWQGHGAIFDHMFSTIWDLLDGEEQRILLALACFTTTGMRDAIGTIAGVSGHALTAGLGRLTELSMMTIEDDWTGTLSRYHLHPLTRAFAQSIAEQMGQLDDLRARWLAWCVDFAEPYGGESFDMVTHEMLRAEQENLFAAIGYALETRQIDACIRLVTAIWHHLYVVGDWNRLIQIILDVLAVEGLPDPQDEPRLLKLKTYLEYFYYLKEPASQDILQHLLALEQDIRVLEDDQLLLDSNILNYLTQAHLTCGDYQQARSYAEQHIALCQRFINLRGVISGQYNLARALHDLGELDKAEQILVSLIHEAGLMQWERAVGYCSSRLAQILRDKGRKAESHKYYETALHISEKWGELLLQEMVLIDLAALSWREGDDEAAFAHAVKARDLAVRLDLRLDQSRMDDLLRTLGGADVGGEREHVLSCEEQTYLLTAASGARGLI